The Acinetobacter sp. GSS19 genome includes a region encoding these proteins:
- a CDS encoding DMT family transporter, which yields MQSTSPSMVFTSSIYALLVLIWATTPLAIVWSVAEVHAMWVLIIRYFGASLLALLILKLLREPLPFDRISLKSYLAGSLNLIGAQLFIYLAASYLTSGLMALMFGFSPLVAGLMGHLILKTQKLVALQWLGMLVAVSGLSFVFADSADSRVNPLGIVLMLISMVSYISSIFWVKQINAPLSPMTQSTGSLMVSALGSCLLIPFVYQHMPTEMPGMKTIIGFLFTMVMSSIVAMLCYFWLIKRLNASTVSLSNVMTPLIALVLGAMLNQEKITSGAFIGISIVMLGIVMYFWKDWKRQYFNRC from the coding sequence ATGCAATCAACCTCTCCTTCCATGGTGTTTACCTCTTCCATTTATGCCTTGCTGGTGCTGATCTGGGCGACCACTCCCTTGGCGATTGTCTGGAGTGTGGCGGAAGTGCATGCCATGTGGGTGCTGATCATCCGTTATTTCGGTGCCTCTTTATTGGCTTTGCTAATCCTGAAGCTGCTGCGTGAGCCTTTGCCTTTTGACCGGATTTCCCTGAAAAGTTATCTGGCGGGCAGCCTGAACCTGATTGGTGCCCAGTTATTTATTTATCTGGCCGCCAGTTATTTGACTTCGGGCTTGATGGCATTGATGTTCGGCTTTTCACCGCTAGTGGCCGGACTGATGGGGCATTTGATCTTGAAAACCCAAAAGCTGGTGGCGCTGCAATGGTTGGGCATGCTGGTGGCGGTGTCCGGGTTGAGTTTTGTCTTCGCCGATTCAGCGGATAGTCGGGTCAATCCGCTGGGGATTGTGCTGATGCTAATCAGTATGGTGTCGTATATCAGCTCGATTTTCTGGGTGAAACAGATCAATGCCCCGTTAAGCCCGATGACGCAATCGACCGGTTCATTGATGGTTTCGGCACTGGGTTCCTGCCTGCTGATCCCGTTTGTCTATCAGCACATGCCAACGGAGATGCCGGGCATGAAAACCATCATCGGTTTTCTGTTTACCATGGTCATGTCGTCCATTGTGGCGATGCTGTGCTATTTCTGGCTGATCAAACGTCTGAACGCCTCCACGGTATCCCTGAGTAACGTGATGACACCTCTGATCGCACTGGTACTGGGTGCGATGTTAAATCAGGAAAAAATTACCTCAGGCGCCTTTATCGGCATCAGTATCGTGATGCTCGGCATCGTGATGTATTTCTGGAAAGACTGGAAACGACAATATTTTAACCGCTGCTGA
- a CDS encoding DUF2061 domain-containing protein, translating into MAKIQRFVNHNQRTLKKTFSYYIMHITVAMLVGYIVTGSIWVAMTLSLLEPTVQAVAFFIHERIWEKKAPISNEKITV; encoded by the coding sequence ATGGCTAAAATTCAACGCTTTGTGAATCATAACCAAAGAACCTTAAAGAAAACCTTCAGCTATTACATCATGCACATCACAGTAGCCATGTTGGTGGGTTATATCGTGACAGGCAGTATCTGGGTGGCGATGACTTTGAGTTTGCTAGAACCGACTGTGCAGGCAGTGGCGTTCTTTATTCATGAACGTATTTGGGAAAAAAAAGCCCCCATAAGCAATGAAAAAATCACGGTTTAA
- the ovoA gene encoding 5-histidylcysteine sulfoxide synthase yields the protein MSHSASPLYDNNNLNAPTSPTENALIRSAHAFAPTPSLNLSDPEQMRQRLRQDFLHTFECYESLFECLNSDAAFYHKPISLRHPLIFYYGHTATFLINKLLLSKLITQRVNPHFESIFAVGVDEMSWDDLDDSHYDWPTPAEVKTYRDQVKVIVLGIIEHTPLVLPIDWQHPWWAILMGIEHERIHLETSSVLIRQHALHYVKPHPQWQPNHLSQTAPANELLSVPAGEVRLQKTHKDTIYGWDNEYGQHHSTVNAFMASRYLVSNQEYRAFVEDQGYSTAEYWETEGWQWREYSQAMYPTFWRQRQDGWYLRLMTEEVPMPWDWPVEVNYHEAKAFCNWKAQQTGQKVRLPTEDEWYRLYTVSGLNAIDLSQQANIQLNYGASSCPVNHFQHGEFFDVQGNVWQWTETPIYPFSGFVVHPIYDDFSTPTFDGRHNLIKGGSWISCGNEAQASSRYAFRRHFFQHAGFRYVVSNQELQPMVSQYESDKLVSEYLEFQYGAEYFGVANFAQRVVQLALNTLLDQPKRKALDLGCATGRASFELARSFDEVVGIDFSARFIQNGVRLAQGETLHYTIPTEGELVEYKACHLDDYGLLDIRDKVQFYQGDACNLKAIFRGYDLILAANLIDRLHHPAQFLSNIHERLNMGGVLMLTSPYTWLEEHTARSEWIGGFKKDGESLTTLDGLKLLLAPYFRLMAEPQELPFVIRETQRKFQHTLAQVTFWQRIA from the coding sequence ATGTCACATAGCGCTTCCCCACTTTATGACAATAACAATCTAAATGCGCCCACATCCCCAACAGAAAATGCACTCATCCGGTCTGCACATGCATTTGCGCCCACCCCAAGCTTGAATCTCAGTGATCCCGAGCAGATGCGCCAGCGTTTACGTCAGGATTTCTTACATACCTTTGAATGTTATGAATCTTTATTTGAATGTCTAAACAGTGATGCAGCCTTCTACCACAAACCGATTTCCCTACGCCATCCGCTAATTTTTTATTATGGTCATACTGCAACCTTTTTGATCAATAAACTGCTGTTAAGCAAACTGATTACACAACGGGTGAATCCACATTTTGAATCAATTTTTGCTGTCGGCGTGGATGAAATGAGCTGGGATGATCTGGATGACAGCCATTATGACTGGCCGACACCTGCGGAGGTTAAAACCTACCGGGATCAGGTTAAGGTGATCGTATTGGGCATTATTGAGCATACCCCGTTGGTACTGCCCATTGACTGGCAGCATCCGTGGTGGGCAATTTTAATGGGTATTGAACATGAACGGATTCATCTGGAAACCTCTTCGGTGCTGATTCGCCAGCATGCATTGCACTACGTCAAACCCCATCCGCAGTGGCAGCCGAATCATTTGAGTCAAACAGCTCCCGCGAATGAACTGTTGAGTGTTCCTGCGGGTGAAGTACGCCTGCAGAAAACCCATAAGGACACGATCTACGGTTGGGACAATGAGTATGGACAGCATCACAGCACGGTGAATGCCTTTATGGCCAGCCGTTATCTGGTCAGCAATCAGGAATATCGCGCTTTTGTGGAGGATCAGGGCTATAGCACTGCCGAGTATTGGGAAACGGAAGGCTGGCAATGGCGTGAATATAGTCAAGCGATGTATCCGACGTTCTGGCGGCAACGACAAGATGGATGGTATCTACGTCTGATGACCGAAGAAGTCCCGATGCCCTGGGACTGGCCAGTCGAGGTGAATTACCATGAAGCCAAGGCGTTCTGCAATTGGAAAGCCCAGCAAACAGGACAGAAAGTACGCTTACCCACTGAAGATGAATGGTACAGGCTCTATACCGTTTCCGGCCTAAACGCGATTGACCTCAGCCAACAGGCGAATATTCAACTCAACTATGGTGCTTCGTCCTGTCCAGTCAATCACTTCCAGCACGGTGAATTCTTCGATGTGCAGGGCAATGTCTGGCAATGGACGGAAACCCCAATTTATCCGTTTTCCGGTTTTGTGGTGCATCCAATCTATGATGACTTTAGTACCCCGACTTTCGATGGACGGCATAATCTGATCAAGGGAGGTTCCTGGATTTCCTGTGGTAATGAAGCCCAAGCCTCCTCACGTTATGCTTTCCGTCGGCATTTTTTCCAGCATGCCGGTTTTCGTTATGTGGTGTCTAATCAGGAACTGCAACCGATGGTCTCACAATATGAAAGCGACAAACTGGTCTCGGAATATCTGGAATTTCAGTATGGCGCTGAATATTTTGGTGTAGCCAATTTTGCCCAGCGTGTGGTGCAGTTGGCACTCAACACGCTGTTGGATCAACCAAAACGTAAAGCACTGGATCTCGGCTGTGCCACTGGACGGGCCAGTTTCGAACTAGCACGCAGCTTTGATGAAGTCGTGGGAATTGATTTTTCTGCACGCTTTATCCAGAACGGCGTACGGCTGGCCCAAGGAGAAACCCTGCATTACACCATCCCGACCGAAGGTGAACTGGTCGAGTACAAGGCCTGTCATTTAGATGATTACGGCCTGCTCGACATTCGGGATAAAGTGCAGTTCTATCAGGGGGACGCCTGCAATCTAAAAGCCATCTTCCGGGGTTATGACTTGATTCTGGCTGCCAATCTCATTGACCGCCTGCATCACCCGGCACAGTTCTTGAGCAACATTCATGAACGTCTGAATATGGGTGGTGTACTGATGCTGACCTCACCATATACCTGGCTGGAGGAACACACCGCACGCAGTGAATGGATCGGTGGCTTTAAAAAAGATGGGGAAAGCCTGACCACCCTCGACGGGCTCAAGCTCTTACTGGCACCGTATTTCCGTCTAATGGCCGAACCTCAAGAGCTCCCTTTTGTGATTCGGGAAACCCAGCGTAAATTTCAGCACACCTTAGCACAAGTCACCTTTTGGCAACGTATTGCTTAA
- the leuC gene encoding 3-isopropylmalate dehydratase large subunit, which produces MAGKTLYDKLWDDHLVKQRDDGSSLIYIDRHLLHEVTSPQAFEGLQLAGRKPWRLSANVATPDHNVPTSKKEREQGVAGIEDDTSRIQVQTLDDNCKTFNIVEFDINDIRQGIAHVVGPEQGLTLPGMTVVCGDSHTATHGAFGCLAHGIGTSEVEHVLATQCLVQKKMKNMLVRVDGKLGKGVTPKDVVLAIIGKIGTAGGTGHAIEFGGQVFRDMSIEGRMTVCNMAIEAGARVGMVAVDDKTIEYVKDRPYAPKGEQWDQAVAYWNTLHSDEDAVFDSVVVLQGEEIEPQVSWGTSPEMVIPVSQAVPTLEQAKDDVQRNDWTRAYQYMGLTAGQSLADIQIDRVFIGSCTNSRIEDIRAAAEVIQGRKVAPTIKQAMVVPGSGLVKQQAEAEGLDKIFLEAGFEWREPGCSMCLAMNADKLQPGEHCASTSNRNFEGRQGNGGRTHLVSPAMAAAAALAGHFVDVRSF; this is translated from the coding sequence ATGGCAGGCAAAACATTATATGACAAGTTGTGGGATGACCATTTAGTCAAGCAGCGTGATGATGGTTCAAGCTTAATTTACATCGACCGTCATTTATTACATGAAGTGACCTCACCACAGGCGTTTGAAGGCTTGCAATTGGCAGGCCGAAAGCCATGGCGTCTGAGTGCTAACGTGGCCACGCCAGACCATAACGTTCCAACGTCAAAGAAAGAGCGTGAACAGGGCGTTGCCGGGATTGAAGATGATACTTCACGTATCCAGGTACAAACGCTGGATGATAACTGTAAGACCTTCAATATTGTTGAATTTGACATCAATGACATCCGCCAAGGGATCGCTCACGTGGTGGGTCCAGAGCAAGGTTTGACCCTGCCGGGCATGACCGTGGTGTGTGGTGACTCGCATACGGCAACCCATGGTGCGTTCGGCTGTTTGGCCCATGGTATCGGGACCTCTGAAGTTGAGCATGTCTTGGCGACCCAGTGTCTGGTTCAGAAGAAAATGAAAAACATGCTGGTGCGTGTTGATGGCAAGCTTGGCAAAGGCGTTACTCCAAAAGATGTGGTATTGGCGATCATTGGCAAAATTGGCACGGCAGGCGGTACTGGTCATGCGATTGAATTTGGTGGCCAGGTGTTCCGTGACATGTCGATCGAAGGTCGTATGACTGTGTGTAACATGGCGATTGAAGCCGGTGCACGTGTCGGTATGGTGGCTGTGGATGACAAGACCATCGAGTATGTGAAAGACCGTCCATATGCACCAAAAGGCGAACAGTGGGATCAAGCAGTAGCCTATTGGAATACCTTGCATTCTGATGAAGATGCGGTATTTGATAGCGTGGTGGTATTGCAAGGTGAAGAGATCGAGCCGCAAGTATCTTGGGGGACTTCTCCTGAAATGGTAATTCCAGTGTCACAAGCGGTACCGACTTTGGAACAGGCAAAAGACGACGTACAGCGTAACGACTGGACGCGTGCTTATCAGTACATGGGCTTAACGGCAGGTCAGTCTTTGGCGGACATCCAGATCGACCGCGTATTCATTGGTTCTTGCACCAACTCGCGTATTGAAGACATCCGTGCTGCCGCTGAAGTGATTCAGGGCCGTAAAGTGGCACCAACCATCAAACAGGCGATGGTGGTTCCAGGTTCTGGTTTGGTGAAACAACAGGCAGAAGCTGAAGGTTTGGATAAAATCTTCCTTGAAGCTGGGTTTGAATGGCGTGAGCCAGGCTGCTCGATGTGCTTGGCGATGAATGCCGACAAGTTACAACCGGGTGAGCATTGTGCTTCGACCTCGAACCGTAACTTTGAAGGTCGTCAGGGCAATGGTGGCCGTACCCATCTGGTCAGTCCAGCCATGGCTGCTGCTGCGGCATTGGCAGGTCATTTTGTTGACGTTCGTTCATTCTAA
- the hcaD gene encoding 3-phenylpropionate/cinnamic acid dioxygenase ferredoxin--NAD(+) reductase subunit, with protein sequence MSVSTIVIVGAGQAGASAILELRANKYEGKIILVGDENHLPYERPPLSKDVILKPSETKIEILSAEKLADLGVEVITGNGVEQINAEQHNIVLKDGTVVAYDKLLLATGGAARRLPELDALGKHVYTLRNLEDSQALVPVLQPGKRIILVGGGVIGLELASSARYKECQVTVLEQGPMVMGRSSPSILSEFLLAQHRARGIDVRLSTKLQKAELRGEEVVITLDSGEALVADAVIYGIGIVPNAQLAVAAGLDVDFAVKVNENCQTSNPDIYAAGDVATQLREDGEYRRIETWENANNQAGVFARHVMGVEQPKANPAWFWTDQLDINFQFVGDMAAAEWHVRGDMDVAQGSAASFVLFGVTDGVIVAGITVNSAKDMRHLKKMIAKAASFEVEKHLDLGLDLRKAA encoded by the coding sequence ATGAGCGTTTCAACCATCGTAATCGTTGGTGCTGGTCAAGCTGGTGCAAGTGCGATTCTAGAGCTTCGCGCTAACAAATACGAAGGTAAAATCATTTTGGTCGGTGATGAAAATCACCTGCCATATGAACGTCCACCTTTGTCAAAAGACGTGATTTTAAAACCTTCCGAGACCAAGATCGAAATTTTATCGGCTGAGAAATTGGCGGATCTTGGTGTTGAGGTCATCACAGGTAATGGTGTTGAGCAAATCAACGCAGAACAACACAACATCGTGCTGAAAGACGGTACAGTTGTGGCCTATGACAAATTATTGCTGGCGACAGGTGGTGCAGCGCGCCGTTTACCAGAGCTTGATGCCTTGGGTAAACACGTTTATACCTTGCGCAATCTGGAAGATTCTCAAGCCCTCGTTCCGGTGTTGCAACCGGGCAAACGCATCATCCTTGTGGGTGGTGGCGTGATCGGTCTGGAGCTGGCATCTAGTGCACGTTATAAAGAGTGCCAGGTCACTGTTCTGGAACAGGGCCCGATGGTGATGGGTCGCAGTTCACCAAGTATCTTGAGTGAATTCCTGTTGGCACAGCACCGTGCACGTGGCATCGACGTTCGTTTGTCAACCAAATTGCAAAAAGCAGAACTGCGCGGTGAAGAAGTGGTGATCACTTTGGACAGCGGTGAAGCGCTGGTGGCAGATGCGGTGATTTACGGAATCGGTATTGTGCCAAACGCTCAGCTTGCTGTTGCAGCAGGTCTGGATGTGGACTTCGCGGTGAAAGTGAATGAAAACTGCCAGACTTCAAATCCGGATATTTATGCAGCCGGGGATGTGGCGACGCAACTGCGTGAAGATGGTGAATACCGTCGTATCGAAACCTGGGAAAATGCCAACAACCAGGCGGGTGTGTTTGCACGTCATGTGATGGGCGTTGAACAGCCAAAAGCTAATCCAGCTTGGTTCTGGACCGATCAGCTCGACATCAACTTCCAGTTTGTTGGTGATATGGCTGCAGCAGAATGGCACGTTCGTGGTGATATGGATGTAGCGCAAGGTTCTGCCGCTTCATTCGTGCTGTTTGGTGTGACCGATGGCGTGATTGTTGCAGGTATTACCGTAAATTCTGCCAAAGACATGCGTCATTTAAAAAAAATGATTGCTAAAGCTGCATCGTTTGAAGTTGAAAAGCATCTGGATTTAGGTTTGGATTTGCGTAAAGCCGCTTAA
- a CDS encoding LysR family transcriptional regulator gives MNLAAFEAFVKVMETGSISIAAEQLFITQPAVTKRIHSLEEYFGVKLFESAGRGIQPTHAAGSLLPKVKNWLNELGDIQHTLSHEQKQVQGRLTIGTSHHIGLHHLPQHLKQYVQQFPDVTLDVHFVDSEQAHEQVLNGDLELAFLTLPPIGDERLKYIPMWEDPLVFVAAPFHPLAQQAELTLQDLSQYPSLLPSAQTYTSQITLAEFEKQGLKPKISMSNNPLESIRMLVSIGLGWSVLPKTLLNHDLKRLNIALEMNRQLGMVWHPGRTQSKAAQALVQSMQTSK, from the coding sequence ATGAACCTTGCTGCCTTTGAAGCCTTTGTGAAAGTGATGGAAACCGGCTCCATTTCCATAGCGGCCGAACAGCTGTTTATTACCCAACCCGCTGTCACCAAACGCATTCATAGCCTGGAAGAATATTTTGGAGTCAAACTGTTTGAATCGGCCGGGCGTGGTATCCAGCCGACCCATGCTGCCGGTTCACTGCTGCCCAAAGTGAAAAACTGGCTGAATGAACTCGGCGATATCCAGCATACCCTGAGTCATGAACAGAAACAGGTACAAGGCCGCTTGACCATTGGCACCAGTCACCATATTGGCTTGCATCATTTGCCGCAGCATTTAAAGCAGTATGTGCAGCAGTTTCCGGACGTGACGCTAGATGTGCATTTTGTCGATTCAGAACAGGCGCATGAACAGGTGTTGAATGGTGATCTGGAACTGGCGTTTTTAACCCTGCCTCCGATTGGTGATGAACGCCTGAAATATATCCCGATGTGGGAAGATCCCTTGGTCTTTGTCGCGGCCCCATTTCATCCTTTAGCGCAGCAAGCTGAGTTGACCCTGCAGGATCTGAGCCAGTATCCCAGTCTGTTACCTTCTGCGCAGACTTATACCAGCCAAATCACCCTGGCCGAATTTGAGAAACAAGGACTCAAACCCAAAATCAGTATGAGTAACAATCCCCTGGAATCTATCCGCATGCTGGTCTCCATTGGGCTGGGCTGGTCAGTTTTACCGAAAACCCTGCTCAACCATGACTTAAAACGTCTGAATATTGCACTAGAAATGAACCGCCAACTCGGCATGGTCTGGCATCCCGGAAGAACGCAATCTAAAGCGGCACAAGCCTTAGTTCAATCCATGCAAACATCAAAATAA
- a CDS encoding RNA pyrophosphohydrolase — translation MIDSEGFRPNVGIILANDDGQVLWAKRIGHNAWQFPQGGIQYGETPEQALYRELREEVGLLPEHVQIIAQTKGWLRYRLPHRYIRSDSDPVCIGQKQKWFLLKLTASVGHIQLDLADPPEFDQWQWVSYWYPLGQVVNFKRDVYRRAMMELCMQLPQQSY, via the coding sequence ATGATCGACTCCGAAGGTTTCCGACCCAACGTCGGGATCATTTTGGCAAACGATGACGGACAGGTTTTATGGGCAAAACGCATTGGTCACAATGCTTGGCAATTTCCACAAGGAGGTATCCAGTATGGAGAAACCCCTGAACAGGCACTTTACCGTGAACTGAGAGAAGAAGTCGGCTTGTTGCCCGAACATGTCCAAATCATTGCGCAAACCAAAGGCTGGTTGCGCTATCGTTTGCCGCATCGATATATCCGGTCTGATTCAGATCCGGTATGTATTGGACAAAAACAGAAATGGTTTTTATTAAAGCTGACCGCCTCAGTAGGTCATATTCAGCTGGATCTGGCCGATCCGCCTGAATTCGACCAGTGGCAATGGGTCAGTTACTGGTATCCACTGGGCCAGGTGGTCAATTTTAAACGTGATGTTTACCGCCGCGCCATGATGGAACTCTGTATGCAGTTACCGCAGCAATCGTATTAA
- a CDS encoding HAD family hydrolase → MKLALFDLDHTLLNTDSDHSWGEFLVSEGLVDPVRHRQINDQFYEDYKAGQLNPYAYNEFVFQFLTQHDNDYLSDLHNQFMQKVIRPKMRPKGFAAIQKHKDLGHEIVGITATSDFITAPIFREFGISEIIATNAEVIDGQYTGKVAGLACYQKGKLDRLDQWLEGRQVCESWAYSDSINDRFLLEHATHAIAVNPDEQLAQLAQQQGWEIQDWSI, encoded by the coding sequence ATGAAATTGGCTTTGTTTGATTTAGATCATACCCTGTTAAATACCGATTCCGACCATTCTTGGGGCGAGTTTCTGGTCAGCGAAGGTTTGGTCGATCCGGTTCGACACCGTCAAATCAATGACCAGTTTTATGAAGACTACAAAGCCGGTCAACTGAATCCGTATGCCTATAACGAATTTGTTTTCCAGTTTCTCACCCAGCATGACAATGATTATCTGAGCGATTTGCACAACCAGTTCATGCAAAAAGTGATTCGTCCCAAAATGCGTCCGAAGGGTTTTGCAGCGATTCAGAAACATAAAGATTTGGGTCATGAAATTGTGGGTATTACAGCCACCTCAGACTTTATTACCGCACCGATTTTCCGGGAGTTTGGCATCAGTGAAATTATTGCCACCAATGCGGAAGTCATTGATGGTCAATATACAGGTAAGGTTGCGGGGCTTGCCTGTTATCAAAAAGGTAAGCTGGACCGTTTAGACCAGTGGCTCGAAGGTCGTCAGGTTTGTGAATCCTGGGCCTATTCTGATTCAATTAATGACCGTTTTTTACTAGAACATGCCACGCATGCGATTGCCGTGAATCCTGATGAACAGCTGGCACAACTGGCGCAGCAGCAGGGTTGGGAAATTCAGGACTGGTCGATTTAA
- a CDS encoding DUF7230 family protein, translated as MAKRQSVGPQPLPNFVAKHMHEVQRSQVFVDRKKNLKRGYEKHKKGRDSMEDRPFLCSVISSC; from the coding sequence ATGGCAAAACGTCAGTCCGTTGGGCCGCAACCACTTCCGAATTTTGTCGCGAAACACATGCATGAAGTCCAGCGCAGTCAGGTCTTTGTGGATCGCAAAAAGAACCTGAAACGCGGTTATGAAAAACATAAAAAAGGGCGAGATTCCATGGAAGATCGCCCTTTTTTATGCTCTGTCATTTCATCTTGCTAA
- the ptsP gene encoding phosphoenolpyruvate--protein phosphotransferase, which produces MSNMQLDTLRRIVQEINASVSLHESLDIMVNQVAEAMKVDVCSIYLLDERNQRYLLMASKGLNPESVGNVSLQVGEGLVGLVGQREEIVNLDNAPKHERFLYLPETGEEIYNSFLGVPVMYRRKVMGVLVVQKKEPQDFSEAAESFLVTLCAQLSGVIAHAHAVGNIDVFRKPSSSPLYKTFQGVSGAGGIALGRAMVLYPPADLAAVPDREADDISEELELLDHAVESVREEIASLDDKMQDSLMSEERALFSVFLRMLDENALPCEIKELIRAGNWAQGAVRRVIDKHIALFAQMEDDYLRERVSDLKDLGRRILAYLQEADASHRELSVDSILIGDEISTAALVELPVDKIAAIVTSEGAANSHMVIVARALGIPTVVGVTELPVNTLDDAEMIVDAYQGRVFVNPPRRLRQRYKEIQKEEEQIAKDLKQYESKDAITPDGVAVQLYVNTGLMIDVVRGVQRGAKGVGLYRSEIPFMLRDRFPGEEEQRAIYRQQLSHFANKPVVMRTLDIGADKDLPYFSIEEENSALGWRGLRFTLDHPEIFSSQIRAMLKASIGLNNLHILLPMVTSVSEVEEVLYLLDRDWHAVQEEEQVKINKPKLGIMVEVPSVLLQIDEFAQLVDFFSVGSNDLTQYLLAVDRNNPRVANVYSHFHPSVLRALQRLVGECHKYQKPISICGEMAGDPLSAVLLMAMGFNTLSMSSSNILRVRKAICHVPMSDAKQLLDHALTMNNPLIVKSWIEYYFKTHGLGDMVKTSRLVNA; this is translated from the coding sequence ATGTCGAATATGCAACTAGACACCCTCAGACGCATTGTCCAAGAGATCAATGCTTCGGTGAGTTTGCATGAATCTCTCGACATTATGGTCAACCAGGTGGCGGAAGCCATGAAAGTTGATGTGTGCTCCATTTATCTGCTGGATGAACGCAACCAGCGCTATCTGCTGATGGCATCAAAAGGTCTGAATCCGGAATCTGTCGGCAATGTCTCGTTACAGGTCGGTGAAGGTCTGGTCGGCCTGGTGGGTCAGCGTGAAGAAATTGTCAACCTCGACAATGCGCCAAAACATGAACGCTTCTTATATTTACCGGAAACCGGTGAGGAAATTTATAATTCCTTCCTCGGTGTCCCGGTGATGTATCGCCGTAAGGTGATGGGCGTGCTAGTCGTGCAAAAGAAAGAGCCACAAGATTTCAGTGAAGCGGCTGAATCTTTTTTGGTGACGTTGTGCGCGCAGCTCTCTGGCGTAATTGCCCATGCTCATGCTGTGGGTAATATTGACGTATTCCGTAAACCGAGCAGCTCTCCCCTGTATAAGACCTTCCAGGGTGTTTCCGGTGCCGGTGGTATTGCCCTCGGTCGTGCCATGGTGCTCTATCCCCCTGCAGATTTGGCAGCGGTTCCTGACCGTGAAGCCGATGACATCAGCGAAGAGCTCGAATTGCTCGATCATGCAGTCGAATCCGTACGCGAAGAAATCGCTTCCCTCGATGACAAAATGCAAGACTCTTTGATGTCTGAAGAGCGTGCCCTGTTCAGCGTGTTCTTGCGCATGCTGGATGAAAATGCACTACCATGTGAAATCAAAGAACTGATTCGTGCAGGCAACTGGGCACAAGGTGCGGTGCGCCGCGTCATCGACAAACATATTGCTCTGTTTGCACAAATGGAAGATGACTATTTACGGGAACGGGTCTCGGATTTAAAAGATCTGGGACGCCGTATTCTGGCCTATTTGCAAGAAGCCGATGCCAGCCATCGCGAACTCAGTGTGGACAGCATCCTGATTGGTGATGAAATCAGTACTGCTGCGCTGGTCGAATTACCCGTAGATAAAATTGCCGCGATTGTCACCTCAGAAGGGGCAGCCAACTCGCATATGGTGATTGTGGCACGTGCCTTGGGGATTCCAACCGTAGTGGGTGTAACGGAACTTCCTGTGAACACCCTGGATGATGCGGAAATGATTGTCGATGCCTATCAGGGGCGTGTATTTGTCAATCCGCCACGGCGTTTACGTCAGCGTTATAAAGAGATCCAGAAAGAAGAAGAACAGATCGCCAAAGATCTGAAACAATACGAAAGCAAAGATGCGATCACGCCGGATGGTGTTGCGGTACAACTGTACGTTAATACTGGCTTGATGATTGATGTGGTGCGTGGTGTACAGCGCGGCGCCAAAGGAGTCGGCCTGTACCGCTCAGAAATTCCGTTCATGCTGCGCGATCGCTTCCCGGGTGAAGAAGAACAACGTGCCATCTACCGGCAGCAGCTCAGTCACTTTGCCAATAAACCGGTGGTGATGCGTACCTTGGACATTGGCGCGGATAAAGATTTGCCCTACTTCTCGATCGAGGAAGAAAACTCGGCCTTGGGCTGGCGTGGTCTACGCTTTACCCTAGATCATCCGGAGATTTTCTCCTCACAGATTCGTGCCATGCTAAAAGCCAGTATTGGCCTGAACAATCTGCATATTTTGTTGCCGATGGTGACCAGTGTCAGTGAAGTTGAAGAAGTACTGTATTTGCTGGATCGAGACTGGCATGCGGTGCAGGAAGAAGAACAGGTCAAGATTAACAAACCGAAACTCGGCATCATGGTTGAAGTTCCGAGCGTCTTGCTGCAGATTGATGAATTTGCCCAACTGGTAGATTTCTTCTCGGTCGGTTCCAATGACCTGACACAATATTTACTCGCGGTAGACCGTAACAATCCGCGTGTGGCCAACGTCTACTCGCATTTCCATCCGTCGGTATTACGTGCCTTGCAACGTCTGGTCGGCGAATGTCACAAGTATCAAAAACCTATCAGTATCTGTGGAGAAATGGCCGGTGATCCATTATCAGCGGTTTTATTGATGGCGATGGGCTTCAATACCCTGTCCATGAGTTCGAGCAACATTCTGCGGGTACGTAAAGCCATCTGCCATGTGCCGATGAGTGATGCCAAACAACTGCTAGACCATGCCTTAACAATGAATAATCCACTGATTGTGAAGAGCTGGATTGAGTATTACTTTAAAACCCATGGCTTGGGTGACATGGTGAAGACCTCACGTCTGGTCAATGCCTAA